A window of the Deinococcus gobiensis I-0 genome harbors these coding sequences:
- a CDS encoding general stress protein, with protein MTRPPNPAADLIPDQRARVNVASYETYAAAQRAVDFLSDRKFPVERVAIVGEGLQTIEQVTGRLDWGRAAGLGLGQGMGMGLFIGLIFAALGLGQGSFIGLVAYGVVIGGIFGVVWGLVGYALSGGRRDFTSIGGMRAREYLLLTDPEVAEQARALLGELPSR; from the coding sequence ATGACCCGTCCCCCCAATCCCGCCGCCGACCTCATCCCCGACCAGCGCGCCCGCGTGAACGTGGCGAGCTACGAGACCTACGCCGCCGCGCAGCGCGCCGTGGACTTCCTGTCCGACCGCAAGTTTCCGGTCGAGCGGGTCGCCATCGTGGGCGAGGGGCTCCAGACCATCGAGCAGGTCACGGGCCGCCTGGACTGGGGCCGCGCCGCCGGGCTGGGGCTGGGACAGGGGATGGGCATGGGCCTGTTCATCGGCCTGATCTTCGCGGCGCTGGGGCTGGGGCAGGGCAGCTTCATCGGGCTGGTCGCCTACGGGGTGGTCATCGGCGGGATCTTCGGGGTGGTGTGGGGCCTCGTCGGTTACGCGCTCTCGGGCGGGCGGCGCGACTTTACGAGCATCGGCGGGATGCGTGCCCGCGAGTACCTGCTGCTCACCGACCCCGAGGTGGCCGAGCAGGCCCGGGCGCTGCTGGGCGAGCTGCCGAGCCGCTGA
- a CDS encoding [LysW]-lysine hydrolase, with the protein MTGRPAHHDLLIGAVATPSLSGEEAAVAEFLRGWMADHGFAAHLDEVGNAVGVRGDGPLTVVLLGHMDTVPGEIPVRVDDQGVLHGRGSVDAKGSLCTFAAAVAALPPEALAAARFVVIGATEEEAPSSRGARHALTAYAPDAVFIGEPSGWDALTLGYKGRLVARVRIEKDNFHTAGEGSSAADDLTEGWFRVRAWAAGVGGPESGIFARVQATLQDLGSSVDGLRQRAWATIGLRLPPELSPDEAGEAIRAAFADLGAEVTLLGHEHAVRHPRDNALTRALRVAIRAAGGTPTFKVKTGTSDMNVVAPHWPVPTAAYGPGDSALDHTPEERLSLDEYDRAVAVLTDALTRLAGTLPARSLSAQPSPPTDPS; encoded by the coding sequence GTGACGGGTAGGCCGGCCCACCACGACCTCCTGATCGGCGCCGTAGCGACCCCCTCGCTCTCGGGTGAGGAGGCGGCGGTGGCCGAGTTCCTGCGCGGCTGGATGGCGGACCACGGCTTCGCGGCGCACCTCGACGAGGTCGGCAACGCGGTGGGCGTCCGGGGCGACGGCCCCCTGACGGTCGTGTTGCTGGGCCACATGGACACCGTGCCCGGCGAGATTCCGGTGCGGGTGGACGACCAGGGCGTGCTGCACGGACGCGGCAGCGTGGACGCCAAGGGCAGCCTGTGCACCTTCGCGGCGGCAGTGGCGGCCCTGCCCCCGGAGGCGCTGGCGGCGGCCCGTTTCGTGGTGATCGGCGCGACCGAGGAGGAGGCCCCCAGCAGCCGGGGCGCGCGCCACGCCCTGACGGCGTACGCGCCCGACGCCGTGTTCATCGGCGAGCCGAGCGGCTGGGACGCCCTGACGCTGGGCTACAAGGGCCGGCTGGTGGCCCGCGTGCGCATCGAGAAGGACAACTTCCATACGGCCGGCGAGGGCAGCAGCGCCGCCGACGACCTCACCGAGGGTTGGTTCCGGGTGCGGGCCTGGGCGGCGGGGGTGGGCGGGCCGGAGTCGGGCATCTTCGCGCGGGTGCAGGCGACCTTGCAGGACCTGGGCTCCAGCGTCGACGGCCTGCGGCAGCGGGCCTGGGCGACCATCGGCCTGCGCCTGCCGCCGGAACTCTCGCCCGACGAGGCCGGCGAGGCGATCCGCGCCGCCTTCGCGGACCTGGGGGCCGAGGTGACGCTGCTGGGCCACGAGCACGCGGTGCGCCACCCCCGCGACAACGCGCTGACGCGGGCGCTGCGGGTCGCCATCCGCGCTGCGGGGGGCACGCCGACCTTCAAGGTCAAGACCGGCACGAGCGACATGAACGTGGTCGCGCCGCACTGGCCGGTGCCCACGGCCGCCTACGGCCCCGGCGACAGCGCGCTGGACCACACCCCCGAAGAGCGGCTGTCGCTGGACGAGTACGACCGCGCGGTGGCGGTCCTGACCGACGCCCTGACCCGGCTGGCCGGGACGTTGCCGGCCCGGTCCCTGTCGGCCCAGCCCTCGCCGCCCACCGACCCGAGCTGA
- the msrB gene encoding peptide-methionine (R)-S-oxide reductase MsrB translates to MTQSPPKKTYSKPSDSELRERLSPIQYQVTQHEGTERAFTGEYWDTDEDGIYVDVVSGEPLFSSKDKYDAGCGWPSFTRPLKDVSLTENTDYKIGYARTEVRSRGVDSHLGHVFPDGPQEEGGLRYCINSASLRFVPAGQLEAEGYGEYAPMFR, encoded by the coding sequence ATGACCCAGTCTCCTCCCAAAAAGACCTACAGCAAGCCCAGCGACAGCGAACTGCGTGAGCGCCTGTCGCCCATCCAGTACCAGGTGACGCAGCACGAGGGCACCGAGCGGGCCTTTACCGGCGAGTACTGGGACACCGATGAGGACGGCATCTACGTGGACGTGGTGTCGGGTGAGCCGCTGTTCTCCAGCAAGGACAAGTACGACGCGGGCTGCGGCTGGCCCAGCTTCACGCGGCCCCTGAAGGACGTGTCGCTGACCGAGAACACCGACTACAAGATCGGGTATGCCCGTACCGAGGTCCGCTCGCGGGGCGTGGACTCGCACCTGGGCCACGTGTTCCCCGACGGCCCCCAGGAAGAGGGCGGACTGCGCTACTGCATCAACTCGGCGTCGCTGCGCTTCGTCCCGGCGGGCCAGCTCGAAGCCGAGGGCTACGGCGAGTATGCCCCGATGTTCCGCTGA
- a CDS encoding acyl-CoA carboxylase subunit beta: protein MTQPGTELQELIAEMEMRRRRVEEGGGPDRQKKQREGGKLTARERIAALLDPGSFLELGTFAQHQGGRLMQGVEAPGEGVVTGRGTIHGRQVFVFSQDFTVLGGSLGKMNAAKVTKVMDLAAKTGCPVIGLNDSAGARIQEGVDSLSGYGEIFYRNAVYSGAVPQISAILGPCAGGAVYSPALTDFILMSGGSSYMFITGPEVIKSVTREEVTFDALGGADVHTRKSGVAHLSYDGDAAVLAGVRDLLSYLPQNAREQPPVVPTADPVDRRNDRLLEIVTPDQRKPYAMHEVIHELVDDGTFLEIQPHWARNILCGFARLGGHSVGIVANNPRVMAGTLNIDASDKAARFIRTCDCYNVPVLTLVDVTGFLPGVAQEHAGIIRHGAKMLYAYAEATVPKVTLITRKSYGGAYLAMNSRDMGADAVYAWPTAAVAVMGAEGAANIVYRREIGNAENPGAMRAQKIADYKDAFDNPYVAAGKGYIDDVIPMEDTRRILIQSFEMLRDKQEIRPYKKHGNIPL from the coding sequence ATGACACAACCGGGTACCGAGCTTCAGGAACTCATCGCCGAGATGGAGATGCGCCGCCGCAGGGTCGAGGAAGGCGGCGGCCCCGACCGCCAGAAAAAGCAGCGTGAGGGCGGCAAACTCACGGCGCGCGAGCGCATCGCCGCGCTGCTCGACCCCGGCAGCTTTCTGGAACTGGGGACCTTCGCCCAGCACCAGGGTGGTCGGCTGATGCAGGGCGTCGAGGCCCCTGGCGAGGGCGTGGTGACCGGGCGCGGGACCATCCACGGGCGGCAGGTGTTCGTGTTCAGCCAGGATTTCACGGTGCTGGGCGGCTCGCTGGGCAAGATGAACGCCGCCAAGGTCACGAAGGTCATGGACCTCGCGGCCAAGACGGGCTGCCCGGTCATCGGCCTGAACGACAGCGCGGGCGCGCGCATCCAGGAGGGGGTGGACAGTCTCTCGGGCTACGGCGAGATCTTCTACCGCAACGCGGTGTACTCGGGCGCGGTGCCGCAGATCAGCGCGATCCTGGGGCCGTGCGCGGGCGGCGCGGTCTACAGCCCGGCGCTGACCGACTTCATCCTCATGAGCGGGGGCAGCAGTTACATGTTCATCACCGGCCCCGAGGTCATCAAGTCGGTGACGCGCGAGGAGGTCACCTTCGACGCCCTGGGCGGCGCGGACGTGCACACCCGCAAGTCGGGCGTGGCGCACCTGTCCTACGACGGAGACGCAGCGGTGCTGGCCGGCGTGCGCGACCTGCTCTCGTACCTGCCGCAGAACGCCCGCGAGCAGCCCCCGGTGGTGCCCACGGCCGACCCCGTGGACCGCCGCAACGACAGGCTGCTGGAGATCGTGACGCCCGACCAGCGCAAGCCCTACGCCATGCACGAGGTCATTCACGAACTCGTGGACGACGGCACCTTCCTGGAAATCCAGCCCCACTGGGCCAGGAACATCCTGTGCGGCTTCGCGCGGCTGGGGGGCCACAGCGTGGGCATCGTCGCCAACAATCCGCGCGTCATGGCGGGCACGCTGAACATCGACGCCTCGGACAAGGCCGCGCGCTTCATCCGTACCTGCGACTGCTACAACGTGCCGGTGCTGACGCTGGTGGACGTGACCGGCTTCCTGCCCGGCGTGGCGCAGGAACACGCGGGCATCATCCGCCACGGGGCCAAGATGCTGTACGCCTACGCCGAGGCGACGGTCCCCAAGGTCACGCTGATTACGCGCAAGAGCTACGGCGGGGCCTACCTCGCCATGAACAGCCGCGACATGGGCGCCGACGCCGTGTACGCCTGGCCGACCGCCGCCGTGGCCGTGATGGGGGCCGAGGGGGCCGCCAACATCGTGTACCGCCGCGAAATCGGGAACGCCGAGAATCCCGGGGCCATGCGTGCCCAGAAGATCGCGGACTACAAGGACGCCTTCGACAACCCCTACGTGGCGGCGGGCAAGGGCTACATCGACGACGTGATTCCGATGGAGGACACCCGCCGCATCCTGATCCAGTCCTTCGAGATGCTGCGGGACAAACAGGAAATCCGTCCCTACAAGAAGCACGGCAACATTCCGCTGTAA
- a CDS encoding CAP domain-containing protein: MPLTVSAPRRLLALPFLLLLAACSQNATPSTGTAADTAPSVETGSDLLSAQATASAMTLTVGQTVQVNVQVGGKAPTAGQLVWTTSNGNVATVSQSGLITARAAGSATVRTALANNPSAFIDFPVTVQGAATTPTPTPTPTPAPTTPSGDFAARVLALTNAARAQGQTCGTTAFPAVGALTYNAQLEQAAQGHAADMAAKNYFSHTSQDGRDFSQRITATGYPWYTIGENIAAGQTTPETVVAGWLKSEGHCRNIMNGNFKELGVGYAANSATTYRTYWVQDFGAR; the protein is encoded by the coding sequence ATGCCCCTGACCGTTTCCGCCCCCCGCCGTCTGCTCGCCCTGCCCTTCCTGCTGCTCCTGGCCGCCTGTAGCCAGAACGCGACGCCCAGCACCGGCACCGCCGCCGACACGGCCCCCAGCGTGGAAACCGGCAGCGACCTGCTGAGCGCCCAGGCCACCGCCTCCGCCATGACCCTGACGGTCGGCCAGACCGTACAGGTCAACGTGCAGGTCGGCGGCAAGGCCCCCACCGCCGGGCAGCTCGTGTGGACCACCAGCAACGGCAACGTGGCGACCGTGAGCCAGAGCGGCCTGATCACCGCGCGCGCGGCGGGCAGCGCGACCGTGCGCACGGCGCTGGCGAACAACCCCTCGGCTTTCATCGACTTTCCGGTGACGGTGCAGGGCGCGGCGACCACCCCTACGCCGACCCCGACCCCCACGCCGGCACCCACCACCCCCAGCGGCGACTTCGCCGCGCGCGTGCTCGCCCTGACCAACGCCGCGCGTGCCCAGGGCCAGACCTGCGGCACCACCGCCTTCCCCGCCGTGGGCGCACTGACCTACAACGCCCAGCTCGAACAGGCCGCGCAGGGCCACGCCGCCGACATGGCCGCCAAGAACTACTTCAGCCACACCAGCCAGGACGGCCGCGACTTCAGCCAGCGCATCACGGCGACCGGATACCCGTGGTACACCATCGGCGAGAACATCGCCGCCGGGCAGACCACCCCCGAGACCGTCGTGGCAGGCTGGCTGAAGAGCGAGGGCCACTGCCGGAACATCATGAACGGCAATTTCAAGGAACTCGGCGTGGGCTACGCCGCCAACAGCGCCACCACCTACCGCACCTACTGGGTGCAGGACTTCGGCGCGCGCTGA
- a CDS encoding ABC transporter ATP-binding protein, translating to MFARPGRPSAALSGPDGQGGPPPRRDPRQLVRLLAFARPYRLLFVLGLVATLISSGLNLVFPALFGRLIDASFLRVGSQDTGPLDRTVLGLLGIFALSACFGAAQAYLLARVGAGVVADLRRALFGHLLTLSPRFFGDHKTGDLTSRLTSDVGTVQTVTSTALAQLAAQSVSLIGAVVLLILTSARLSLLTLAIIPLVIGTAIVIGRRIRRVSREVQDAVAGANASAEEAISGVRVVQSFTAEAQERGRYGQGVTRSFLAALRRAQLQALMSGTMSFLAFGSLALVLWYGGRQVMSGALTPGALVTFLFYAAQVAGTVAALTGVFNQFQEALGASGRIFELLDERSDLPQPATPAPLGRAEGRVAFRAVDFRYGGQPVLRGVNLDVPAGQVVALVGPSGAGKSTLVNLIPRFWDVTAGTLSIDGRDVRDYALADLRAQTGLVPQETLLFSGTVAENILYGRPDASAAEVEAAAQAANAHGFITALPEGYGTVVGERGVKLSGGQRQRVAIARAILKDPRILILDEATSALDNESEVLVQAALDRLMVGRTTFVIAHRLSTIRNAHRILVMDGGQIVADGTHEALLAAGGLYRDLYELQFRETESAPTPA from the coding sequence ATGTTCGCGCGTCCTGGCCGTCCTTCTGCCGCCCTTTCCGGTCCCGACGGGCAGGGGGGACCGCCGCCCCGGCGCGATCCCCGGCAGCTCGTGCGGCTGCTGGCCTTCGCGCGGCCCTACCGCCTGCTGTTCGTGCTGGGGCTGGTCGCCACACTGATCTCCAGCGGCCTGAATCTGGTCTTTCCGGCCCTGTTCGGCCGTCTCATCGACGCGTCCTTCCTGCGGGTGGGCAGCCAGGACACCGGGCCGCTGGACCGCACGGTCCTGGGGCTGCTGGGCATCTTCGCCCTCTCGGCCTGCTTCGGGGCGGCGCAGGCCTACCTGCTGGCACGGGTCGGGGCGGGCGTGGTCGCCGACCTGCGCCGCGCCCTGTTCGGGCACCTCCTGACCCTCTCGCCACGCTTTTTCGGGGACCACAAGACCGGCGATCTCACCAGCCGCCTGACCTCCGACGTGGGCACGGTCCAGACCGTGACCAGCACGGCCCTGGCGCAGCTCGCCGCGCAGTCGGTCAGCCTGATCGGCGCGGTCGTGCTGCTCATCCTCACGAGCGCCCGTCTGAGTCTGCTGACCCTGGCGATCATTCCGCTGGTCATCGGCACCGCCATCGTCATCGGCCGCCGCATCCGCCGCGTGAGCCGCGAGGTGCAGGACGCCGTCGCCGGGGCCAACGCCAGCGCCGAGGAGGCCATCAGCGGCGTGCGCGTCGTGCAGAGCTTCACTGCCGAGGCGCAGGAGCGCGGGCGCTACGGTCAGGGCGTGACCCGCAGCTTCCTGGCGGCCCTGCGCCGCGCGCAGCTCCAGGCCCTGATGTCGGGCACCATGAGCTTCCTGGCCTTCGGGTCGCTGGCGCTGGTGCTGTGGTACGGCGGGCGGCAGGTCATGTCGGGGGCGCTGACCCCCGGCGCGCTCGTCACGTTCCTGTTCTACGCCGCGCAGGTGGCGGGTACGGTGGCGGCCCTGACCGGCGTGTTCAACCAGTTTCAGGAGGCGCTGGGGGCATCGGGCCGGATCTTCGAGCTGCTGGACGAGCGCAGCGACCTGCCCCAGCCCGCCACCCCCGCACCGCTCGGGCGCGCCGAGGGCCGCGTGGCCTTCAGGGCCGTGGATTTCCGCTACGGCGGCCAGCCGGTGCTGCGCGGCGTGAATCTGGATGTGCCGGCCGGGCAGGTCGTGGCGCTCGTCGGCCCCAGCGGTGCGGGCAAGAGCACGCTGGTCAACCTCATTCCGCGCTTCTGGGACGTGACTGCGGGCACGCTGAGCATCGACGGCCGGGACGTGCGCGACTACGCCCTCGCGGACCTGCGTGCCCAGACCGGCCTCGTGCCGCAGGAGACGCTGCTGTTTTCCGGCACGGTGGCCGAGAACATCCTGTACGGGCGCCCCGACGCCTCGGCGGCCGAGGTCGAGGCCGCCGCCCAGGCCGCCAACGCCCACGGGTTCATCACGGCGCTGCCGGAGGGCTACGGCACGGTGGTCGGCGAGCGCGGCGTCAAACTCAGCGGGGGGCAGCGTCAGCGCGTGGCCATCGCCCGCGCGATCCTCAAGGACCCGCGCATCCTGATTCTCGACGAGGCGACCTCGGCCCTCGACAACGAGTCCGAGGTGCTGGTGCAGGCGGCGCTCGACCGCCTGATGGTCGGGCGCACCACCTTCGTCATCGCCCACCGCCTGAGCACCATCCGCAATGCCCACCGCATCCTGGTCATGGACGGCGGCCAGATCGTGGCGGACGGCACGCACGAGGCCCTGCTGGCGGCTGGCGGCCTGTACCGCGACCTCTATGAGTTGCAATTCCGGGAGACCGAGTCGGCCCCGACCCCGGCCTGA